The genome window AGAAAGCGAGGAAAACAATCAAACTTCAAACGAGATTCTTCCCACTGCTGCTCAGTCAGAAATTTTGACCGAGTCTACAACTCAGAATGGAGCTTGGTCGACTCAAGCAGAAGAGTCACAAAATGAGAAGAAATGGCAACAAGCTTCAATATCCAATGAAGAAAATGATCACCAGTGGAAAGTTTGTAAGTCAACTGCTGGGCCAGACTACATTCCATGCCTAGACAATTGGCAAGTTATCCGAAAGCTTCCAAGCACAAAGCACTATGAACATCGAGAGAGGCACTGTCCTAGTGAACCGCCTACATGTCTTGTCCCACTACCTGAAGGATATAAGCGCTCAATAAAGTGGCCTAAAAGCAGGGATAAAGTAATCACCTTTCTATCTACTAAGTCAATAAGTGTGTGTTTTGTGTGTTTACTTtggttgaaatttatttttttggtggTTGGTGCAGATATGGTACTACAATGTCCCCCACACCAAGCTAGCAGAGGTTAAGGGGCATCAGAATTGGGTTAAAGTAACCGGTGAATACCTTACCTTTCCTGGTGGTGGAACTCAGTTTAAGAATGGGGCACTTCATTATattgattttcttcaacaagtaaGTACTGTcatgtgtatatacatatgtatatatatttgcttcAATAATGCAAAGTATTATTTTGTCAAACTGTGTAAAGCTGACCACATATTTGCTTCAACAATGCAGTCTGTTCCTGATATTGCATGGGGAAAAAGAAGCCGTGTGATACTTGATGTTGGGTGTGGGGTGGCTAGCTTTGGTGGCTATCTCTTTGAAAGAGATGTTCTTGCAATGTCATTTGCTCCAAAGGACGAGCATGAAGCCCAAGTGCAGTTTGCACTTGAACGGGGAATTCCTGCAATATTAAATGTGATGGGCACCAAAAGGCTACCTTTTCCTAGTTCTGTCTTTGATGTTGTGCACTGTGCACGTTGCAGGGTTCCCTGGCACGTTGAAGGTGCAATTTCATTTTCGTATTTTTCAGTGTTTAGTTATGTACTGTTATATTCCTTTTCTGACATGGAGACACATCTGAGGCATATTTCAGGTGGCAAACTTCTGTTAGAGCTCAACCGAGTCCTCCGACCTGGTGGGTACTTCATTTGGTCTGCTACTCCAGTTTACCAGAAGCTTCCTGAAGATGTTGGCATTTGGCaaggtaaaatattttataatctagTAACGCATGTCCAAAGAGATAATGAGATatcaatttatctttaaaattcatttttagaTTTTGGGGGCTGTGGTTTTTTAATGGCAGAGATGTCTCGACTAACAAAATCGATGTGCTGGGATCTGGTGACTGTCAAAAAGGACAGATTGAATGCTGTTGGAGCTGCAATATATCAAAAGCCAGCTTCCAACGACTGCTACAACAAAAGGTCTAAAAATGCACCTCCACTTTGTGAAGAATCTGATGATCCTAATGCAGCCTGGTAAGTGTACTCCCAATTTTCACTAGGTTAAAGGAGCTTCtttcttaatgaaaattcacTGAATTTTCTTGATGAAAAATGTTTGCAGTAATCCCATTGGATAATATTTTTTCGGTTTGTGTCTTCAGGAATGTATCCCTTCAGGCATGCATGCATAAAGTGCCTGAAGATTCAACAGAGCGGGGATCCCTTTGGCCTGTGCAATGGCCAGAACGGTTGGAACAACCTCCATACTGGTTGAATTCTCAGATCGGCGTTTATGGTAAGGCTGCTCAGGAGGATTTCACTGCAGACTACAATCACTGGAAAACTGTTATCTCTGAGTCGTATTTGAAAGGGATGGGAATCGACTGGTCTTCTGTGAGAAATGTCATGGATATGAAAGCTGTTTATGGAGGGTATTTAACTCCTATCTAGTTATGACAGTATTCATTAGGTTTATAGgttcttatttttattgtgCTTGTATGCTCGGTTTATAGGTTTGCTGCAGCCCTGAAAGACTTGAAAGTCTGGGTTATGAATGTAGTTCCAATCGACGCTGCCGATACACTTCCAGTAATCTACGAACGTGGATTGTTTGGAATACATCACGATTGGTGTGAATCATTTAATACATACCCGAGAACGTATGATGTTCTTCATGCAGATCATCTCTTCTCCAGTATTCAGAACAGGTTTGCTATCTTCCATGCTAAATTTCTTGCAGATGTTATTTCTCAACCAAGATTACCTCCCTGATATGACATTTGATTGACAATCTGCAGGTGCAAGTTGGTTGCGGTAATTGCAGAAGTTGATCGAATCCTGAGGCCAGAAGGGAAGCTGATTGTACGAGACAAAGCCGAAACGATAAGCGCAGTGGAGAGCATGGCTAAATCTCTACAATGGGAGATCCGAATGATTTATTCGAAAGACGGTGAAGGATTGCTTTGTGTTCGCAAGAAATTCTGGCGTCCCACCGTGGAAGAACCTATAAAGTCTGCCATTGTTTGAACACGATGCTAAACATTACTCGTGTGTTTTCCACAATTAGGCGtaatattttacagattcttTTTCGATTCACAAGCATGTTATAGTCTGTAATCCATTTTCGCAAGTGTAAAATTATATAGTCGACTACGTTAGAATGAATCATAATTTTTGTATCAATTTTCCTTGATGGAATTAAAATAGCTAGTTTCATTACTATGAATCTTGATGAAACTCAATTTCATTCATCATTATTTTTGTCTTAGAATGTTGCACCATAGTTCTTTAGAAAAAGAGTCTCACATTGATTTGCAGTATTTTGTCGCACGATAATATATCAACCTGACCAAACTCATGTTTGATgaatgtattattatttgacatattgATGAACAAATACGTATGGAGATCATTTTCTTTCTAAACTGGAAAAAGaagcaaactatttatagtAATCAGAGTGGTCAAGTCATTTCATATATGCTTTCCAATTTTGCAAAGACAATCTGAACTCTATTGAATTTTTCCCCTTGATTTCTTTGTGAGGGATCTCAACATGGGGTATTGCTTTGGCATAGAAAATTATGACATCCTAATAGAAGCTTCACTAAAAATGCATTCTTCTATAAATTTTCTATACTTTGCCGCTACTTCCTTTATCTAACAGTAGTTTACAAGGCCTCTATTATTCAAATGATAACATCAGACACAATTTTAAGTGATAAAACTATCGTAATAATCACATAAATttactcttattattattattattattattattattattatttggtagAGAAAGGGGTTGTCCAAGTTTAAACCATGGACGTGGTGTTTAACAAGGACTTAAGAAATGAAAGCTATTTACCTAGAGATAGTCAGAGGGGCGGGTTCCGCGAGTCCCGTCCCACTTTGCATTCAATTGGGTGAGGATGAGTATAGATTATGCGAGTCGTGAGGCGGAGATAGGGACAAAAGTTAAACCTATCGTGGGTGGTGGGGTAGGCGTGAGTATGACCTTGTACCTGCCTCATTCCCACCTGCTTCGCCTGCCCAACATAATATAAtaagcatatttaaaaaataaacatttatacaaatttaatttaataattatcttaataatattttattaatttaatagtatttaatttttgcacttGTGTTGCATTTGAAGATATTTATGATGTATTTGAGACATTGTTTGTATTTGGAtgttatgtaaatattttattttttgaattttttaagtgttgaagttatattttatttatcaattgcgacttatttttttaatggtgACAGTTAGAATAATGTCACATATATGATGAGAGTTTGAAAGACATGTATTTCAtacttttttcataaaaaaattagtttatatttatttaactgatacttataaatatattacatgaAGTGAGTTGTGGGGCGAGTATAGCAAAAATTAGGTAGATTTGAGGACCCACGTGGGTAGTAGGGAGGAGATGGTTTTAGTCTTGTGGGTAGGGGGGTGAGgatgattttgaattttgtgcCTCGGTTCACAAGACGAGGATGGAAGTTAAAAATTCTTGGAGGATGAATGCGGCTCAGGGAAGCACCCCCGCACTCACCCAGCCAAATTAAGATCCCTGTATTTACCATTACACCAGTGGCTAGTGGCTAGTTAACGCAAAACTCAACTATTAAGACACAATGAGAAATTTTTAGGGTCTTTACCAACTTATGCAATATGGTTCTGATAATTAAgttatttgcatgttttgatCCTGCTAATTTTAGTTATGTAGCCCGGGATGGGAAGCTGGTTCTCTTGCTCATTCCGGCCTGCAAATCTTGATGATTTACGGCTTGGGCTTGAGATTCATAGCCTTGTATTAGCTTGTCACAGTAGTCATATCAGTTCCATTGGatcgaatttttttaaattttttgaatggTCATTATAATTAAGCTTAGATTGTTTTAGTTTTCGATTTTTTATATcagttttatattttgattttttagacttattttgataaaatgagttttaatttatatttttggaatattattttatcgaaattttaaagtcttttttataactatttttacaaaacaataattttcaagaattatttttactattttaaatatataatatttaattttatattaaaaataaaaagtaattatatattaaataaaaaacaaaatttgatttggTTTCGGATAAtcgtaatttttaaatttgtatctCATAACTATCCAAATACTTTAGTTCTGGTCAATTTTCGGTTTCGGTCAATTTTCGATTTGGTCAACTTTTTTGCTCAACCCTAGCTTGTGTTATCCCTATTTTATTAATGGGATGGCGTTGTTAGccgaattattaaaaatatcattaaactactacattttatttaaacaagcacttaatggttaatatttgatacactgacaatgtacttttttttttaaatttcacgagcagtcttaaaaaattaacatatttttttgtaaatataatttttttaatattttagtatacTCTTAATggcaaatttattttagtttatctAAAAATTCACTgacaattttctaaatattttcctttaatggtaaatttatttaaatttgaggcTATTATCTTAATTCATTATTGGTGCAATAAAATTCTATACATATTTaacatcaatataaaatttaaaagagtaatcaaaattttcaaaagagtGATTAAGAGTGTTATGTATGTGAGAActgttaagaaaatttaaaatattattttgttttactttaaataaattattaattctcatcaaattcatattagcataaaatgtaaattagtttaaaattaaagtcaaaatattttactttaatattaaaatcaagggtaaaaattatagtttaggatttatttaactacaaaaataatataagggCTTATTTAAAGAAGGTATAATGCAAACAAGAAGACAAGAAGATAATGAAGGATGTTAtgagttttttataaaaaaatactttctCGACTATAAGAcaataattaatcaactttgtggctcgactctcttaagtccctagtggagtcgccaagctgtcgaaaccgtttttttgaaaacaaaaaatttttaggttgtcgacttcaaaaaaatgaaaattgggagttgccaccaatcttttattaaggtgtgattgggtcacctaaaaaatggctttggtctacatattttagaaaaacgggtccgggagtcgattacgtatgaggaaggattagcaccctcattatgcccaaaaattggtacctagttaaataattaatgtcttaatgttgaaaatttgaaaaacgtaatccttagcaaaaaacttaaaatgttacgtattaagacccttatcatttcagagaaagaaaataccaCACCCGATACGTTAGGGCATGACATTCtgattttccccaaaaatgaattagggcaaaatactagtgcaataaaaatttaaaagaatattcatttattcaagatttaggaaatcgcggcccaatacgttagggcacaattcctttagaatcccaaactcggaatatttcatttattatttttttaaaatattcatttcgagaaatcaatacgtcacatccaatacgttaggacacaacgtgttgaattcccaataacgagttcttattttttgattaaagagaaatgctcgattgttagatttaacgaagaaaatcggaacccaatacgttagggctcaatttccttgaaaatcctaaatacaagcactatctcaattttgaaaagtttgaaatcgagtaaaaaatgatgtgatgctacattaaatataccatgcaataataaatattacgatTATcgtagaaataatataaataaatgaataaatagaatcaatatacataataaaaataatcacatacaaaatatcaaatgaatgatcaaaataaaaaaatgaattttaacatataaacgaaaacatgaattaataatcgaatgaagaaaataaacaaaatataaagaataaaaggcacatagtatatatgcattgaaattaaaagtcatacacataatttacatatgaaatcttgggctatgaaacttatacatacatgatgcatttatgaaaataaaggaaaaaattataaagtatataaaatatatatatttgcatttttaaaaaaataaatatgttcatatatataaaattagttaaaaatattaatatgtgtacatacatatgtatactaaaataaatatatacatatagataaaaaataattacatataaataaataaaaataataattatattatactacaaaaataaatatgtatgtgaaaaatatatatgcatatattttttaaaataattaaatataaaaagaataaaaaactaattaataaaaataaagaaaatgaaaaaagactaatttgaactGTAGATAAAAACTCTGAGGCAAATCTATACATAAATGGAAACTGAAGGACCAAATTGGACGTGCATATTACATGGAGGGAccggaagggaaattttccctattTCCCTAAACGGCGTCGTCCAATCAGGGTCGAattgaaatcgaaaataaataaaggggtacatttaaaaataaaaaaaacttaattacaaaaacattaaaaggcggaggggctaaataaataaataaataaaattcgcagtggtatcaccttctcccttttttaaaatcgtaaataagtaaaaaataatcgaaagaaaaaaatagtaagccacctttaaaaaactgccaatcgttctctttttttattcctccctcttttttttctcctttacaatgaagggagatgcctctatttatagttgagcctccccaaatccaacggtacagatcaattacatcaacggttGAGATTAAatggtatctacaaattaaatctctaagattacaaaatcatatcttctaagattacatatcatatctaagattatatattatatctaagattgcatatcatatctaagattgcatatccctgaagattatgtttccataagcttgtagatggaccttcaaccttttcaagtaatgggcaaTTCCGATCGGGCTAAATGATAttactttgggtttttttttgtgagcccgggctaaaattgggtattacatgTATAATTGTTTAAGGGCTTTTCGAGTAtattagaagaaaaaataagCCTAAGTTTTTAGGTTTCTTATATTTAAATCTAGTATCTCATGTCACATGCGTTGCACGTGGTTTTACatgtttgtttttaaaattaattaaaatgaaaattgataattaaatgaaaattagtctaatttacaataaaagtctattaattttgaaaataatggagagaataaaataaataaaacaacttgtcattcaaatatgaataaaatttcaCCTTTAAAGAATTATTACGTTAACACTTCAAGACCTTTGacataatatttcataacaCAATGATAAACAACATTCACAagaatgtaaatattattaaaatcaaataatagtaaaactattgaatatcaaatagtaatagataaatatatcaaataataataaaatcatactTTCTTTTGGTGATGggaacaaaatatattaaataatgctaaaacataatttttttgaaaatatgattttttctCAATAATCCTTAgatgttattttgaatgaagATGCCCtactaatacatatatttatagtgctaaatattagttttaattggtatataaaTGTAACACTAATTAGAtgataattaatctaaaataataagtataaattAATATGATCTAGAGtctaataactattaaattaataataattattttatattaataaattgttatcaatgtaattttatattcaagatttattagaaagattataattttataatttttatattgtattatattattgattttataggTTTAAAAAATTGAGTGTAATACCTCAAACTCGACCTAGACGTTAAGGCCGAATCTGGGAATGTTACGATCTAATCTTATCATGTTAAAAACCTCGTATAATTTGTTACTAAAAGAGTCCacttatttaaaaacatattattatactCATTAAGGAAACCATTGATTGTTTGCCCTTTcaagtaaaacaataatttgTAGCGGAAGTTtcaaagttattattattttttttttgaaaactgagTTTATTTTCTCGAAAATGTTTGGTTGCATAAAACGATTGTTTTTGTAATTGTTTTGTCAAACgttgtaaaaaattcaaatcaaattcaaatcaaaaaataaaatccaaagtcccaaatttacaaaactctcaaaaaCTAGAACATTAAGTAGACTTTTGgagtaaataaaatttacgGACATGTGGTCACATCTGAGCCTCCTTCGCACCAACCCGCCTaagtctgaggattacctgaataGAACAAACAGACAGAAAGtgaattttaagaaaactaGTGTGCAACTTTATGGAAACATAAGTTCAGATTTTATGGTATAATCAAGCAGATGCAAACATGAATCCTTTACAGAATTAGATCATCAACAGAATCATACAGATACAAATATGCAtagtcctacccccatcctctacacaccaactctggccatcccaacacaccacgtgggatataaaacacccacccagcCCTACACATCACATAGTGTCCGTACAACACTTATCAGAAATTAATGAACTATCAATGCCGCCGTTTGACCAAACGAACAATCTCAAGAACCTGAACGGagaaacaaaattaatgaaCTATCAATGCCGCCGTTTGACCAAACAAAAAAGGGaggagggaaaaaaagaaagaaagcaacATTGGAGATGGGAAGTGAAACGTGAAACTGGGAAATGAAGTTTTTGGaaagagaaagtaaaataaaaataaaaataaaataaaataaaataaaaaccccaacACGATATCCCTTAATCCCTCAAATTAAGCcattatttcaaattcaaaCCAACTCCAACTAACCACTAAACCCCCAAAACAGACCCACGCACTCATCCACTTCCACAGAGTTTTAATTCCACCTAACTTCTACTACACAACCGGCACACACTCACAGAAGCAAAAATAACATCATTCGCTCACACGGTGAATCAAACACAAGAACCTAAGgcaagctaacaccttaccacttaAACCAACAGACTCATTCTGCTACTGAAAATATAACATAAGCCCACCAAAAGGGATAAGGCTAGgataaaaaatagcaaaattttcaaaagtaaaacttaaacccaagatctcaaacacataattaaaacacttagccactaaagcaaatacatgtttaaaataaagttcacaaaaataaatttaaataaatcaaggCGTTacattgagaaatatagataatataaaatacaaattcttAATTGACTAGTTTTCTTTATCTTGATTTCTCAAATAGAGATGAGTCATACTATTTGTCAAATtgggatttgagttgaattgAGTCGATTTAATTAGTGcaattagtatatataaaaataatatttaatttaactataaaatgtatttattttcttttaagttataaatttatacattagagattagattatttatatatttatattatttttacatatacaAGGTTAATCTCAGGcatctaattttattaattataagaaattgcttttaatattatatttaaaataaaattatatttatttaattaaaaacttaca of Gossypium raimondii isolate GPD5lz chromosome 3, ASM2569854v1, whole genome shotgun sequence contains these proteins:
- the LOC105797126 gene encoding probable methyltransferase PMT24 isoform X2, whose amino-acid sequence is MAMAKYSRVDGRKSSSYCSTAVIVVFVAFCLVGIWMFMSSSVVPLENSDLSSQETRNEAKQTLQEGVSKQFDDTSGDISEDATREGGTMPGKVSLNTDEESRKSVEENQEENHGNDSSDEKTDSENEQRTVDGDDGSGNGKDGEMDSREGESNLESGQAENEGGEMNNNVQAESEENSGEIRSESAEGGKNSDEEVSEDKIKHVDKEDISTVDNNEKNQDENSEPSAIENSAESEENNQTSNEILPTAAQSEILTESTTQNGAWSTQAEESQNEKKWQQASISNEENDHQWKVCKSTAGPDYIPCLDNWQVIRKLPSTKHYEHRERHCPSEPPTCLVPLPEGYKRSIKWPKSRDKIWYYNVPHTKLAEVKGHQNWVKVTGEYLTFPGGGTQFKNGALHYIDFLQQSVPDIAWGKRSRVILDVGCGVASFGGYLFERDVLAMSFAPKDEHEAQVQFALERGIPAILNVMGTKRLPFPSSVFDVVHCARCRVPWHVEGGKLLLELNRVLRPGGYFIWSATPVYQKLPEDVGIWQEMSRLTKSMCWDLVTVKKDRLNAVGAAIYQKPASNDCYNKRSKNAPPLCEESDDPNAAWNVSLQACMHKVPEDSTERGSLWPVQWPERLEQPPYWLNSQIGVYGKAAQEDFTADYNHWKTVISESYLKGMGIDWSSVRNVMDMKAVYGGFAAALKDLKVWVMNVVPIDAADTLPVIYERGLFGIHHDWCESFNTYPRTYDVLHADHLFSSIQNRCKLVAVIAEVDRILRPEGKLIVRDKAETISAVESMAKSLQWEIRMIYSKDGEGLLCVRKKFWRPTVEEPIKSAIV
- the LOC105797126 gene encoding probable methyltransferase PMT24 isoform X1; the encoded protein is MAMAKYSRVDGRKSSSYCSTAVIVVFVAFCLVGIWMFMSSSVVPLENSDLSSQETRNEAKQTLQEGVSKQFDDTSGDISEDATREGGTMPGKVSLNTDEESRKSVEENQEENHGNDSSDEKTDSENEQRTVDGDDGSGNGKDGEMDSREGESNLESGQAENEGGEMNNNVQAESEENSGEIRSESAEGGKNSDEEVSEDKIKHVDKEDISTVDNNEKNQDENSEPSAIENSAESEENNQTSNEILPTAAQSEILTESTTQNGAWSTQAEESQNEKKWQQASISNEENDHQWKVCKSTAGPDYIPCLDNWQVIRKLPSTKHYEHRERHCPSEPPTCLVPLPEGYKRSIKWPKSRDKIWYYNVPHTKLAEVKGHQNWVKVTGEYLTFPGGGTQFKNGALHYIDFLQQSVPDIAWGKRSRVILDVGCGVASFGGYLFERDVLAMSFAPKDEHEAQVQFALERGIPAILNVMGTKRLPFPSSVFDVVHCARCRVPWHVEGGKLLLELNRVLRPGGYFIWSATPVYQKLPEDVGIWQDFGGCGFLMAEMSRLTKSMCWDLVTVKKDRLNAVGAAIYQKPASNDCYNKRSKNAPPLCEESDDPNAAWNVSLQACMHKVPEDSTERGSLWPVQWPERLEQPPYWLNSQIGVYGKAAQEDFTADYNHWKTVISESYLKGMGIDWSSVRNVMDMKAVYGGFAAALKDLKVWVMNVVPIDAADTLPVIYERGLFGIHHDWCESFNTYPRTYDVLHADHLFSSIQNRCKLVAVIAEVDRILRPEGKLIVRDKAETISAVESMAKSLQWEIRMIYSKDGEGLLCVRKKFWRPTVEEPIKSAIV